tagtctattacatgtatcctatactgactagtctattacatgtatcctatactgactagtctattacatgtatcctatactgactagtctattacatgtatcctatactgactagtctattacatgtatcctatactgactagtctattacatgtttcctatactgactagtctattacatgtatcctatactgactagtctgttacatgtatcctatactgactagtctattacatgtatcctatactgactagtctattacatgtatcctatactgactagtctatttatccattaggtctattacatgtatcctatactgactagtctatttatccattaggtctaatacatgtatcctatactgactagtctaatacatgtatcctatactgactagtctattacatgtatcctatactgactagtctattacatgtatcctatactgactagtctattacatgtatcctatactgactagtctaatacatgtatcctatactgactagtctaatacatgtatcctatactgactagtctgttACATGtttcctatactgactagtctattacatgtttcctatactgactagtctaatacatgtatcctatactgactagtctatttatccattaggtctattacatgtatcctatactgactagtctgttacatgtatcctatactgactagtctaatacatgtatcctatactgactagtctgttacatgtatcctatactgactagtctaatacatgtatcctatactgactagtctattacatgtatcctatactgaccaGTCTATTTATCCATTAGGTCTAATACTGCTTCACAATAGTCAAGTTGAAGAGTGTTTTTATTGGCCTACAGACCACTACAGACACTATTCTATTGAGGTGTCTAGTCTGGATTAAACCTCATAGGAAGACAGTTTTATCATTTGGAGATTTCATTCAGGTTTCTGTTTAACTAAAATAATATgtttgtctttggcaggagagagaccagactcccACTCTGACAGCAGGAAGAGTCCTTCAGGGGAACCAGACCCAGAGACGCCCAAACCAGCGAGACgacaccactgctcccactgtggaaagagttttagttggtcagggtaCCTAAAACAGCacgagagaaaacacacaggagaaaagcctttccaatgttcccagtgtggaaagagatttaCCTGGTTAGGGAGCCTAAGGGAGCATAAGAGAATACACTCTGGAGAGAAACCGTtccactgttcccagtgtggatTGACTTTCGCCTGGTTAGGGAGCCTGAAAACCCATGAGAGTTcacacacaggggaaaaacctttccaatgttcccagtgtggaaagcgttTTACCCAGTTAGGGAGGCTGAAGGAGCATGAGAAgatacacacaggtgaaaaacCTTTCCAATGCTCCCTGTGCGGAAAGAGTTTTACCAAGTTAGGGGCCCTGAAGGAGCATGAGAAGATACACACAGGAGGAAAGCCTTTCCAATGCTCCCTGTGCGGAAAGAATTTTACCCGCTTAGGGAACCTAAAAGAGCatgagacaaaacacacacaagaaAAGCCCTACCAATGCTCCCTGTGCGGAAAGAGTTTTACCAAGTTAGGGGCCCTGAATAGGcatgacaggacacacacaggaggggATAAGACGTACTACTGCTCCCTGTGTGGAAAGACATTTAACCGATTAAGACATCTGAATAAGCATGAAAGAatacatacacaggaggagaagacataccactgctctcattgtggaaagacattttcccagtcagaggacctgaaatcacatgagagaatagagaggctGTGTTCTGACTTGTGTTTTTGACTGAGAATTTGTGTTTTCGTTCATGCCAAATGAAATCATATTGTTTATATGAAATCATTAAAAATATCCCAActttaaaatttttttttttttatctggagACCTGATCTAAAATCAGATTAAACACAATTTGTATTTTGTTTTGATTATGAACTTTAATGGATACAACTATAAACCCTCTGTTGTTCATTATAATGTGGGGATATTATTATATAGATTAATGGAGTTTTGGATTACTTGATTCTAACCTTAAACCTCTTGAATGTGATGTGATCTGGCTTTTCActaaatcaatttgattgaatACACGATTTAGATATTGCACCATGTACATTATGGAATAGATTAATAGAATGAGCATTTCTTGATTTTGAACTTTGAAACCTCTTGAATTTAGTCGTTTTGTTTCATTTAGATAATATGTTTACTAGTCGTCAAGATA
This sequence is a window from Oncorhynchus mykiss isolate Arlee chromosome 13, USDA_OmykA_1.1, whole genome shotgun sequence. Protein-coding genes within it:
- the LOC110500805 gene encoding zinc finger protein OZF, yielding MSSLSYSPVKEEEVCWTEKEALGMNIVMKEEEDVSVKGEEEAFRMKEEEEEAISVTLKEEDDVTVKEEREHFRVKDEEGIETVTVEEEKEPFVVAEGAILRKEEEDVLGDEEEGEKTEDLINTRERPDSHSDSRKSPSGEPDPETPKPARRHHCSHCGKSFSWSGYLKQHERKHTGEKPFQCSQCGKRFTWLGSLREHKRIHSGEKPFHCSQCGLTFAWLGSLKTHESSHTGEKPFQCSQCGKRFTQLGRLKEHEKIHTGEKPFQCSLCGKSFTKLGALKEHEKIHTGGKPFQCSLCGKNFTRLGNLKEHETKHTQEKPYQCSLCGKSFTKLGALNRHDRTHTGGDKTYYCSLCGKTFNRLRHLNKHERIHTQEEKTYHCSHCGKTFSQSEDLKSHERIERLCSDLCF